In a genomic window of Deltaproteobacteria bacterium:
- a CDS encoding TonB family protein, with protein sequence QGMSQLVGVTRMCLTAGGSVQSLRLLKSTGFDDYDAVILRKIRQWKYRPFKVNGKAVPVCTSVRIVYNQH encoded by the coding sequence CAGGGGATGAGCCAGCTCGTCGGCGTCACGCGGATGTGTTTGACTGCCGGCGGATCGGTGCAGTCACTTCGCCTGCTCAAATCGACGGGTTTCGACGACTACGACGCGGTCATCCTCCGCAAGATCCGCCAGTGGAAGTACCGGCCCTTCAAGGTCAACGGCAAGGCGGTGCCGGTGTGCACGTCGGTTCGGATCGTCTATAACCAGCACTGA
- a CDS encoding flagellar motor protein MotA: protein MHGFSLIEMWNSMGWPVKVNTVFMIIMSLWSLFVIFERWITFSKGTKQSFSYVRALEGYLAKRAIDEAIQAAKRHSASPVARVVESGLDAYKKGREALEEEGPEDVGDFDLVDSVNRALERVKERETSALRKGLGGLATIASIAPFVGLFGTVIGIINSFELLKGGGGMDVVGPGIAEALVSTAFGLLVAIPAAMFFNYFTGRVESMVVDMNDVSSEFIDYVLKEGRA from the coding sequence ATGCACGGATTCAGTCTGATTGAGATGTGGAACTCGATGGGTTGGCCGGTCAAGGTCAACACCGTCTTCATGATCATCATGTCGCTGTGGTCGCTGTTTGTGATCTTCGAGCGCTGGATCACGTTCTCGAAGGGGACCAAGCAGTCGTTTTCGTACGTGCGGGCGCTCGAGGGCTACCTGGCGAAGCGCGCGATCGACGAGGCGATCCAGGCGGCCAAGCGCCATAGCGCCAGCCCGGTGGCGCGCGTCGTCGAGTCGGGGCTCGACGCGTACAAGAAGGGCCGCGAGGCGCTCGAGGAGGAGGGGCCCGAAGACGTCGGTGACTTCGACCTGGTGGATTCGGTCAACCGCGCGCTCGAGCGGGTCAAAGAACGCGAGACGTCGGCGCTGCGCAAGGGGCTCGGCGGGCTCGCGACGATCGCGTCGATCGCCCCGTTCGTGGGCTTGTTCGGCACCGTCATCGGCATCATCAACTCGTTCGAACTACTCAAGGGCGGCGGCGGCATGGATGTCGTCGGCCCGGGCATCGCCGAGGCGCTCGTGTCCACCGCGTTCGGTCTGCTGGTCGCGATTCCGGCGGCGATGTTCTTCAACTACTTCACGGGGCGCGTCGAGAGCATGGTCGTGGACATGAACGACGTGTCATCCGAGTTCATCGACTACGTCCTCAAGGAGGGGAGGGCGTAA
- a CDS encoding biopolymer transporter ExbD, which translates to MAGRATKNRPGLVHKKPAKLDGPRSEINVTPLVDVCLVLLIIFMVITPLLARGKDVPLPRTKTHVKEADKNQPIIAIARDGKVYFDKDHIANVVPAAPAAGQTGRRWQLDDEKIVQKTLEDAWRRAEEQRTEKQESVMNKVFLKADRDLAYGQVYPVMMAIHELGVSAIDLGTNELKEEGGAPAP; encoded by the coding sequence ATGGCGGGCCGCGCCACCAAGAACCGGCCCGGGCTGGTCCACAAGAAGCCGGCAAAACTCGACGGGCCGCGCAGCGAGATCAACGTCACGCCGCTCGTCGACGTGTGCCTCGTGCTGCTGATCATCTTCATGGTGATCACTCCGCTGTTGGCGCGCGGAAAGGACGTGCCGCTGCCCAGAACGAAGACGCACGTCAAAGAGGCGGACAAGAACCAGCCGATCATCGCGATCGCGCGCGACGGCAAGGTGTACTTCGACAAGGACCACATCGCGAACGTGGTGCCGGCGGCGCCGGCAGCCGGCCAGACGGGACGGCGCTGGCAACTCGACGACGAAAAGATCGTTCAGAAGACGCTCGAGGATGCGTGGCGCCGCGCCGAGGAACAGCGCACCGAGAAGCAGGAGTCGGTGATGAACAAGGTGTTCCTCAAGGCGGACCGCGATCTCGCCTATGGGCAAGTGTATCCCGTGATGATGGCGATCCACGAGTTGGGGGTTTCCGCGATCGATCTGGGAACCAACGAACTCAAGGAGGAGGGCGGCGCGCCGGCGCCGTAA
- a CDS encoding protein TolR — translation MGMNVGGGDPHGAKSDINVTPLIDVVLVLLIIFLVTMPIQMRQITVEIPRKADKRVEFDPKAGEQITVELAADGRVLLRIGGSEEPDLSLADLPGKLRPAIKKKTGDKTVFVDFDYEVKYDNAVTLMDMVRAAGAEKVALVDKSAKQSAAP, via the coding sequence ATGGGGATGAACGTAGGCGGCGGCGACCCGCACGGCGCAAAGAGCGACATCAACGTCACGCCGCTCATCGACGTGGTGCTCGTGCTCCTGATCATCTTCCTCGTGACGATGCCGATCCAAATGCGGCAGATCACGGTGGAGATTCCGCGCAAGGCGGACAAACGAGTCGAGTTCGACCCCAAGGCGGGCGAGCAGATCACGGTCGAACTCGCGGCCGACGGGCGCGTGCTGCTCCGGATTGGCGGATCGGAGGAGCCCGATCTCAGCTTGGCCGATCTGCCGGGCAAGCTGCGCCCGGCCATCAAGAAGAAGACCGGCGACAAGACGGTCTTCGTCGACTTCGACTACGAGGTCAAGTACGACAACGCGGTCACTCTGATGGACATGGTGCGGGCGGCGGGCGCCGAGAAGGTCGCGCTCGTCGACAAGTCGGCCAAGCAATCCGCTGCACCCTGA